A genomic region of Dickeya solani IPO 2222 contains the following coding sequences:
- the nifA gene encoding nif-specific transcriptional activator NifA, with the protein MTQVSDTGHVVWRFDLSQQFTAVQRISAALSRATDVGQALQAVLRVLHDDAFMQHSMICLYDPQRGALRVEALHSEDERVASSSSQVCYRPGEGLVGAVMAQRQSLVLPRVADDQRFLDRLNLYDYELPFIGVPLLGIEPQPIGVLAAQPMARYEERLPASTRFLETVASLIVQTVRLMRAPQRDGEPPSAVNRPAACKTPRPFGFDSMVGKSAAMRQTLEIVRQVSRWDTTVLVRGESGTGKELVANAIHYNSPRAAAPFVKFNCAALPDNLLESELFGHEKGAFTGAVRQRKGRFELADGGTLFLDEIGESSASFQAKLLRILQEGEMERVGGDETLRVNVRIIAATNRHLEEEVRAGHFREDLYYRLNVMPVSLPPLRERQEDIVELAQFLVKKIATHQGRTLRISDGAIRLLMGYNWPGNVRELENCLERAAVMTDTGLIDRDVILFNHHDAAPMMNKPTPPAAAEEGWLDQNLDERQRLIAALEKTGWVQAKAARLLGMTPRQVAYRIQIMDINMHRL; encoded by the coding sequence ATGACACAGGTATCCGATACGGGCCACGTGGTATGGCGTTTTGATTTGTCTCAACAGTTTACGGCGGTGCAACGCATTAGCGCGGCGCTGAGCCGGGCGACCGATGTGGGACAGGCGCTGCAGGCGGTGCTGCGGGTACTGCACGATGACGCCTTTATGCAGCACAGCATGATTTGCCTGTATGACCCGCAACGCGGCGCGCTGAGGGTGGAGGCGTTGCACAGCGAGGATGAACGGGTAGCGTCCAGCAGCAGTCAGGTATGCTACCGACCGGGGGAAGGACTGGTGGGCGCGGTGATGGCCCAGCGCCAATCGCTGGTGTTGCCGCGCGTGGCGGATGACCAGCGTTTTCTCGACCGGCTTAACCTGTACGACTATGAGCTGCCGTTTATCGGCGTGCCGCTGTTGGGTATCGAACCGCAGCCGATCGGCGTGCTGGCGGCGCAGCCGATGGCGCGCTACGAGGAACGTCTGCCGGCCAGCACCCGTTTTCTGGAAACGGTCGCCAGCCTGATCGTGCAGACGGTACGGCTGATGCGCGCGCCCCAACGTGATGGCGAACCGCCATCAGCCGTGAACCGCCCGGCCGCCTGCAAGACGCCCCGGCCGTTTGGTTTTGACAGCATGGTGGGAAAAAGCGCGGCGATGCGCCAGACGCTGGAGATCGTCCGTCAGGTGTCGCGCTGGGATACCACGGTGCTGGTGCGCGGCGAGAGCGGCACCGGTAAAGAGCTGGTGGCGAACGCCATCCACTACAATTCGCCGCGCGCGGCGGCGCCGTTCGTGAAATTCAACTGTGCGGCGCTGCCGGACAATCTGCTGGAAAGCGAGCTGTTCGGCCACGAAAAAGGCGCGTTCACCGGCGCGGTGCGTCAGCGTAAAGGGCGCTTTGAACTGGCGGACGGCGGCACGCTGTTTCTGGATGAAATCGGCGAAAGCAGCGCTTCGTTTCAGGCCAAACTGCTGCGCATCCTGCAGGAAGGGGAGATGGAACGCGTCGGCGGCGACGAAACCCTGCGCGTCAATGTGCGGATTATCGCCGCTACCAACCGTCATCTGGAGGAAGAGGTGCGTGCCGGTCATTTCCGCGAAGATCTCTACTACCGGTTGAACGTGATGCCGGTATCGCTGCCGCCGCTGCGGGAAAGGCAGGAGGATATTGTCGAGCTGGCGCAGTTTCTGGTGAAGAAGATCGCCACCCATCAGGGTCGGACGTTACGCATCAGCGACGGCGCTATCCGCCTGCTGATGGGGTACAACTGGCCGGGCAACGTGCGCGAGCTGGAGAACTGTCTGGAACGGGCGGCGGTGATGACCGACACCGGGTTGATCGACCGTGACGTTATCCTGTTTAACCACCACGACGCGGCGCCGATGATGAACAAACCGACGCCGCCGGCCGCCGCCGAAGAAGGCTGGCTCGATCAGAATCTGGATGAGCGCCAGCGGCTGATCGCCGCGCTGGAGAAAACCGGCTGGGTACAGGCCAAGGCGGCGCGGCTACTGGGGATGACGCCGCGGCAGGTGGCCTATCGTATCCAGATTATGGACATCAATATGCACCGTCTGTAA
- a CDS encoding DNA-3-methyladenine glycosylase 2 family protein translates to MNDTVLTIWQQARISRDPRFDGTFFVAVKSTGIFCRPICPASLPLEKNVVYYRTRTEAIQAGFRPCLRCKPEYAPRFAELDRKQLLPVRIAAAIDSGEHLLSKVEQIADAHYLSSRYLNRLFRTHYGCSVKEYQNIAKIFFAKKLFQSSSLSITDIAASCGFSGLSGFYQLIDKYLKTTPKRMMLSPSASRDKAEHIRLRLPVGGRYHWDYFLAFQSRRLIDGVEWIEGATYGRRFILNGEKGSFQVHPAPGGFDVTIALSRLTLLSQVLERIRNLFDLNVNIEAVEDQLRRAYPTLPIVPGIRIPGVFSPFEAALRAVCGQQVSVSAATTLLNQLVSLCAIEEDGQRYFPTPERITPEVVGQLRAMQSKKATLVNIADWFCRHDLSEIDRLTEVKGIGRWTLDYLKLRSLNDPDIWLGGDLGIRNALRQLGDIDPQRAAPWKSYLTLHLWNTL, encoded by the coding sequence ATGAACGATACCGTGCTGACAATATGGCAACAGGCGAGGATCAGCCGCGATCCGCGTTTTGACGGCACCTTTTTCGTCGCCGTCAAATCCACCGGTATTTTCTGCCGCCCCATCTGCCCGGCATCGCTGCCGCTGGAAAAAAACGTCGTTTACTACCGCACCCGCACCGAGGCGATTCAGGCCGGTTTTCGCCCTTGCCTGCGCTGCAAGCCGGAATATGCGCCGCGCTTTGCCGAACTGGACCGCAAACAGCTGCTGCCGGTGCGCATCGCCGCCGCTATCGACAGCGGTGAACACCTGCTGTCGAAGGTGGAGCAGATTGCCGATGCCCACTATCTTTCCAGCCGCTACCTGAACCGGTTGTTCCGCACGCATTACGGCTGTTCGGTGAAGGAATACCAAAACATCGCGAAGATTTTTTTCGCCAAGAAGCTGTTCCAAAGCTCCAGCCTCAGCATCACCGATATCGCTGCATCGTGCGGATTCAGCGGCCTGAGCGGGTTTTATCAGCTTATCGACAAGTACCTGAAAACCACGCCCAAACGGATGATGTTGTCGCCATCGGCCAGCCGGGATAAGGCCGAACACATCAGGTTGCGCCTGCCGGTCGGCGGACGCTACCACTGGGATTATTTTCTGGCGTTCCAGTCGCGGCGGTTGATCGATGGCGTGGAATGGATCGAGGGCGCCACTTACGGCCGCCGCTTTATCCTCAACGGCGAGAAGGGATCGTTTCAGGTGCATCCGGCGCCGGGCGGGTTTGACGTGACGATCGCGCTGAGCCGCCTGACGCTGCTGTCTCAGGTGCTGGAGCGGATCCGCAATCTGTTCGATCTCAACGTCAATATCGAGGCGGTCGAGGATCAGTTGCGTCGAGCCTACCCGACATTACCGATCGTACCCGGCATCCGCATTCCCGGCGTGTTCTCGCCGTTTGAAGCCGCCCTCCGCGCCGTTTGCGGTCAGCAGGTGAGCGTATCCGCCGCCACCACGCTGCTGAACCAGCTGGTGTCGCTCTGCGCGATTGAGGAAGACGGCCAGCGTTACTTTCCAACGCCGGAGCGCATTACGCCAGAGGTTGTCGGCCAACTGCGCGCCATGCAGTCGAAAAAAGCCACGCTGGTGAATATCGCCGACTGGTTCTGCCGCCACGACCTCAGCGAGATCGACAGGCTCACCGAGGTCAAAGGCATCGGTCGCTGGACGCTCGATTATTTGAAACTGCGATCGCTCAACGATCCCGATATCTGGCTGGGGGGCGATCTCGGCATCCGCAACGCCTTGCGTCAGTTGGGCGACATCGACCCGCAGCGGGCGGCGCCGTGGAAAAGCTACCTCACGCTGCATCTGTGGAACACGCTGTAA
- a CDS encoding flavodoxin: MANIGIFFGTDTGKTRKIAKLIHQKLGEAADAPVNINRTSLEAFLSYPVLLLGTPTLGDGQLPGIEAGCEAPSWLEFADELAGADLKGKIVALFGLGDQQGYPDNFASGLKPLYDVMTDLGARVVGDWPSDGYEFNASAALQEDRFVGLVLDQDNQHDLTEQRLDNWLAQIKSTIL; encoded by the coding sequence ATGGCGAACATTGGCATTTTCTTTGGCACCGATACCGGCAAAACCCGCAAGATCGCCAAACTGATTCATCAGAAACTGGGCGAGGCGGCGGACGCGCCGGTCAACATCAACCGTACCTCGCTGGAGGCTTTTCTGTCCTATCCGGTGCTGCTGCTGGGCACCCCGACGCTGGGCGATGGGCAGTTGCCCGGCATCGAAGCCGGCTGCGAAGCCCCATCCTGGCTGGAATTCGCCGATGAACTGGCGGGTGCTGACCTGAAAGGGAAAATCGTCGCGCTGTTCGGGCTGGGGGATCAGCAGGGCTACCCGGATAATTTCGCCAGCGGCCTGAAACCGCTCTACGACGTCATGACCGATCTGGGCGCGCGCGTAGTGGGCGACTGGCCGAGCGACGGCTACGAATTCAACGCGTCCGCCGCGTTGCAGGAAGACCGGTTTGTCGGCCTGGTGCTGGACCAGGACAACCAGCACGACCTGACGGAACAGCGCCTCGACAACTGGCTGGCGCAAATCAAGTCCACCATCCTGTAA
- a CDS encoding methylated-DNA--[protein]-cysteine S-methyltransferase translates to MKMATQQLDCPNGFPWRYADVTAADGCVTSVLFSNEKKTTQPDAVTQTCCRQLQEYFAGQRTTFDLPLHQDATPFRRQVYARLLDIGYGVTRSYQHIAIAVGNPKGSRAVGMASSKNQISIIVPCHRVIATSGALTGYAGGLATKQWLLTHERRHAVKTAAASATTDAAADADAASAGNRPL, encoded by the coding sequence ATGAAGATGGCGACGCAACAACTGGACTGTCCGAACGGTTTCCCCTGGCGCTACGCCGACGTCACCGCCGCAGACGGCTGCGTGACCAGCGTACTGTTCAGTAACGAGAAAAAAACCACTCAGCCGGATGCCGTCACGCAAACCTGCTGCCGGCAGTTGCAGGAATATTTCGCCGGCCAGCGCACCACCTTCGACCTACCGCTGCATCAGGACGCCACGCCGTTCCGCCGGCAGGTCTACGCCCGGCTGCTGGATATCGGCTACGGCGTGACCCGTAGTTACCAGCACATCGCCATCGCCGTCGGCAACCCCAAAGGGTCGCGGGCGGTAGGCATGGCGTCGTCCAAAAACCAGATTTCCATCATCGTGCCCTGCCACCGGGTGATCGCTACCTCCGGCGCGCTGACCGGTTACGCCGGCGGGCTGGCGACCAAACAGTGGCTGCTGACGCACGAACGGCGTCATGCCGTTAAGACGGCAGCAGCGTCTGCAACCACTGACGCTGCTGCTGACGCTGACGCTGCGAGCGCAGGTAATCGCCCGCTTTAA
- a CDS encoding nitrogen fixation protein NifQ encodes MDGAEYWLRRLLTLHDAGAACFPRRMGLDELAWQVLRQRLNGPLPQANAARDQRQSLMSELQQTRREERVQLADWLYGYLVADGAPMHQLIASASLGFNHLWQDLGLDSRAELRLLMTDCFPELVALNHHNMRWKKFFYRQRCLHQDGELVCRSPSCDDCCEWSLCFAPEGEPQ; translated from the coding sequence ATGGACGGGGCGGAGTACTGGCTGCGGCGACTGCTGACGTTACATGACGCCGGTGCGGCCTGCTTCCCCCGGCGTATGGGGCTGGATGAACTCGCCTGGCAGGTGCTGCGGCAACGGCTGAACGGGCCCCTGCCGCAGGCCAACGCCGCGCGGGATCAGCGCCAGTCGTTGATGAGCGAACTGCAACAGACCCGCCGGGAAGAACGGGTACAACTGGCCGACTGGCTGTACGGCTACCTGGTGGCGGACGGCGCGCCGATGCATCAGCTTATCGCCAGCGCCTCGCTGGGTTTCAATCACCTGTGGCAGGATTTGGGGCTGGATTCCCGCGCTGAACTGCGCCTGCTGATGACGGATTGCTTCCCGGAACTGGTGGCGCTGAACCACCACAACATGCGCTGGAAAAAATTCTTCTACCGTCAGCGTTGCCTGCATCAGGATGGCGAGCTGGTGTGCCGATCACCCAGTTGCGACGACTGCTGCGAATGGTCGCTGTGCTTTGCGCCGGAGGGGGAGCCGCAGTGA
- the nifM gene encoding nitrogen fixation protein NifM, whose translation MTGRESMTPPAWQRFSRLRLAQTRWHCLPEQLSAPDRPRFERQVVRQLALEQAVMEAARRQPLTATSAQLQQVTQQLAEELVSAGFSADEQQAIVLHHSLMELQLASVGAQAGEPQPAEIRRWYRQHADRFCRPEQRLTRHLLLTVDGNRPAVDQQMAGMLRQLRADPDGFASLAQRHSHCPTALDGGLMGWVSRGLLFPALERCLFTLAAGELSEPVETELGLHLLRCEAIRPAVPLPEAEALVKAGDYLRSQRQRQQQRQWLQTLLPS comes from the coding sequence ATGACCGGGCGAGAAAGCATGACGCCGCCGGCCTGGCAGCGCTTTAGCCGCCTGCGGCTGGCGCAGACCCGCTGGCATTGTTTGCCCGAGCAGCTATCCGCGCCGGATCGGCCGCGCTTTGAGCGTCAAGTGGTGCGTCAGTTGGCGCTGGAGCAGGCGGTGATGGAGGCCGCCCGTCGCCAACCGCTGACGGCGACAAGCGCGCAATTGCAGCAGGTGACGCAACAACTGGCGGAGGAACTGGTCAGCGCCGGGTTTTCCGCCGACGAGCAGCAGGCCATTGTGCTGCATCACTCGTTGATGGAACTGCAACTGGCGAGCGTCGGCGCGCAGGCCGGCGAACCGCAACCGGCGGAGATTCGGCGCTGGTATCGACAGCACGCCGACCGTTTCTGCCGACCGGAACAGCGGCTGACCCGCCATCTGCTGCTGACCGTCGATGGTAACCGCCCGGCGGTCGATCAACAGATGGCGGGGATGTTACGTCAGCTGCGTGCCGATCCGGACGGCTTCGCGTCGCTGGCGCAGCGGCATTCTCACTGCCCGACCGCGTTGGACGGCGGCCTGATGGGCTGGGTCAGTCGCGGCCTGTTGTTTCCGGCGCTGGAGCGTTGCCTGTTTACGCTGGCGGCGGGGGAACTGAGCGAACCGGTGGAAACCGAACTGGGCCTGCATCTGCTGCGCTGCGAGGCGATTCGCCCGGCCGTGCCGCTGCCGGAAGCGGAGGCGCTGGTTAAAGCGGGCGATTACCTGCGCTCGCAGCGTCAGCGTCAGCAGCAGCGTCAGTGGTTGCAGACGCTGCTGCCGTCTTAA
- a CDS encoding nitrogen fixation protein NifZ, with translation MTPRFECSDAVRVVRALRNDGTFVGRARGELLVRRGSVGYVREWGVFLQDQIIYQVHFLDRDLVVGCRESELIDVDRPWLAGDFQYGDRVRCVQPLAIGGDIVAAAGQQGEVLATAQGERCDSCIVLFGERQFQVPVSALYNLEVEE, from the coding sequence ATGACGCCGAGATTTGAGTGTAGCGATGCCGTGCGGGTGGTGCGCGCGCTGCGCAACGACGGCACTTTCGTTGGCCGGGCGCGCGGTGAGTTGCTGGTGCGTCGCGGCAGTGTCGGGTATGTGCGCGAGTGGGGGGTATTCCTGCAGGATCAGATCATCTATCAGGTGCATTTTCTCGATCGAGATCTGGTCGTCGGCTGCCGCGAGTCAGAGCTGATCGACGTCGATCGGCCCTGGCTGGCGGGGGATTTTCAGTACGGCGATCGGGTGCGCTGCGTGCAGCCGCTGGCGATCGGCGGCGATATCGTGGCGGCGGCGGGCCAGCAGGGCGAGGTGCTGGCGACTGCGCAGGGAGAGCGGTGCGACAGCTGCATCGTGCTGTTCGGCGAACGGCAGTTTCAGGTGCCGGTATCGGCGCTGTACAACCTGGAGGTGGAGGAATGA
- the nifL gene encoding nitrogen fixation negative regulator NifL translates to MSMHLMAESFPLGEIASHLSRQHPSLFSTVVEQSSVAISLTDPHAHIVYTNPAFCRLTGYNLPQLLGQNHRILASQQTPVEVYQALWQTLLQGRAWRGQLINRRRDGSLYLAEIDITPIFNSRGEVEHYLGMHKDISASYALEQRLRNHMTLITAVLNNIPAAVVVVDEQDRVIMDNLAYKTLCADCGGRELLAVLDYPANKVALQQGAALPVTIRGAVRWLTLGCWALPGVNEEASRYFTDTALPRTLLVISDCTEQQQQHQQGRLDRLKQQMTNGKLLAAIRESLDAALIQLNCPLNMLAAARRLNGEDRSNVALESAWLEGEEAVARLQACRPSLDFEPAADWPLGTLVEDLAALYHTRFTDGDQLRCELETPQLVGFGQRTQILACLSLWLDRTLAQAGEIRPFALSVHLFARQDGDWLALYLEDNVPLEQVRYVSTQTALTTLGKGMELRLIQTLVAHHQGAIDLTSRPGGGTCLTLRFPLPASLSGLSASLTGHSTSLTGGAK, encoded by the coding sequence ATGTCCATGCATTTGATGGCGGAGTCTTTTCCGCTGGGCGAAATCGCCAGCCACCTGTCCCGGCAGCATCCGTCCCTGTTTTCCACCGTGGTGGAACAGTCGTCGGTGGCGATCTCCCTGACCGACCCGCACGCCCATATCGTGTACACCAACCCGGCGTTTTGTCGCCTGACCGGCTACAACCTGCCGCAGTTGCTCGGGCAGAACCACCGTATTCTCGCCAGCCAGCAAACCCCGGTCGAGGTGTATCAGGCGCTGTGGCAGACGTTGTTGCAGGGGCGTGCCTGGCGCGGTCAACTGATTAACCGCCGCCGCGACGGCAGCCTGTATCTGGCCGAAATCGACATCACGCCGATTTTCAATTCCCGCGGCGAGGTGGAGCACTACCTCGGTATGCACAAGGACATCAGCGCCAGCTATGCGCTGGAACAGCGGCTGCGCAACCACATGACGCTGATCACCGCGGTGCTGAATAATATTCCGGCGGCGGTGGTGGTGGTGGACGAGCAGGACCGGGTAATCATGGATAATCTGGCTTACAAGACGCTGTGCGCCGACTGCGGCGGCCGCGAGCTGCTGGCGGTACTGGATTATCCGGCCAATAAGGTGGCGCTGCAGCAAGGCGCGGCGCTGCCGGTCACCATCCGCGGCGCGGTGCGCTGGCTGACGCTCGGTTGCTGGGCGCTGCCCGGCGTTAATGAAGAAGCCAGCCGCTATTTCACCGATACCGCGCTGCCGCGCACGCTGCTCGTCATCAGCGACTGTACCGAACAGCAGCAACAACACCAGCAGGGGCGGCTCGACCGCCTCAAACAGCAGATGACCAACGGCAAGCTGCTGGCGGCGATCCGCGAGTCGCTGGATGCGGCGCTGATTCAGCTTAACTGTCCGCTCAACATGCTGGCGGCCGCCCGCCGGCTCAACGGCGAAGACCGCAGCAATGTGGCGCTGGAGTCCGCCTGGCTCGAAGGCGAAGAGGCGGTGGCGCGGCTGCAGGCTTGCCGCCCGTCGCTGGATTTTGAACCGGCGGCGGACTGGCCGCTCGGCACGCTGGTCGAGGACCTGGCTGCGCTGTATCACACCCGCTTTACCGACGGCGACCAGCTGCGCTGCGAGCTGGAAACGCCGCAGTTGGTCGGATTTGGTCAGCGCACCCAGATACTGGCCTGCCTCAGCCTGTGGCTGGATCGCACGCTGGCGCAGGCGGGAGAAATCCGACCCTTCGCACTTTCAGTGCATCTGTTCGCCCGGCAGGACGGCGACTGGCTGGCGCTGTATCTGGAAGACAACGTGCCGCTGGAACAGGTGCGCTATGTCAGTACTCAGACCGCGCTCACCACGTTGGGAAAAGGCATGGAGCTGCGCTTGATTCAAACGCTGGTGGCCCATCATCAGGGGGCGATAGACCTGACCTCCCGCCCGGGCGGCGGCACCTGTCTGACCCTGCGTTTCCCGCTACCAGCATCACTATCAGGACTTTCCGCGTCACTAACAGGACACTCCACTTCACTAACCGGAGGCGCAAAATGA
- the nifB gene encoding nitrogenase cofactor biosynthesis protein NifB yields the protein MTSCPSASGCRSDQTDRFTPLQASKVAHHPCYSVSGHHHYARMHLAVAPACNLQCHYCNRKYDCSNESRPGVVSELLTPEQAVAKAHQVAAAIPQLSVVGIAGPGDPLANIARTFRTLTLLREQLPDLKLCLSTNGLMLPDAVDRLLDVGVDHVTVTVNALDADIAARIYAWLWLDGERYTGREAGMILLERQQEGIRRLTENGVLVKINSVLIPGINDRHLFEVSQQARRWGAFLHNIMPLIARPEHGTVFGLNGQPEPDADALAAVRTQCGAAMPQMAHCQQCRADAIGMLGEDRSQQFRLSSLPAEQQPYLPLLHQRAQVHASIASRGESEEPEACLVAVASSGGEVIDCHFGHAERFQIYSLSAAGVVLVNERFAPKYCRGSDDCEPADSEDRMAAMLALLADVAAVFCARIGYAPWQKLEQQGIQPNVEGAWQNVAEVLGRWWRQRQQTRPAEERAQGAA from the coding sequence ATGACATCTTGCCCTTCCGCATCCGGCTGCCGTTCCGACCAGACCGACCGTTTTACTCCACTGCAAGCCAGCAAGGTGGCGCATCACCCCTGCTACTCGGTGAGCGGGCACCATCACTACGCCCGTATGCATCTGGCGGTGGCGCCCGCCTGTAACCTGCAATGCCACTACTGCAATCGCAAATACGACTGCAGTAACGAATCCCGACCCGGCGTGGTGTCTGAACTGTTGACGCCGGAGCAGGCGGTAGCGAAAGCGCATCAGGTGGCGGCGGCCATCCCGCAGCTGTCGGTAGTCGGCATCGCCGGGCCGGGCGACCCGCTGGCGAATATCGCCCGCACCTTTCGTACCCTGACGCTGCTGCGCGAGCAGTTGCCGGACCTCAAGCTATGTTTGTCCACCAACGGCCTGATGCTGCCGGACGCGGTGGATCGGCTGCTGGATGTCGGCGTCGATCACGTCACGGTGACCGTCAACGCGCTCGATGCGGATATTGCGGCGCGGATCTATGCCTGGCTGTGGCTGGATGGCGAGCGCTATACCGGGCGCGAGGCGGGCATGATCCTGCTGGAGCGCCAGCAGGAGGGGATCCGGCGGCTGACGGAAAACGGCGTGCTGGTGAAGATCAATTCGGTACTGATCCCCGGCATCAACGATCGGCATTTGTTCGAGGTCAGTCAGCAGGCGCGGCGCTGGGGGGCGTTTTTGCACAACATCATGCCGCTGATCGCCCGGCCGGAACACGGCACGGTGTTCGGCCTTAACGGTCAGCCGGAACCGGATGCCGACGCGCTGGCGGCGGTGCGGACACAGTGCGGCGCGGCGATGCCGCAGATGGCGCATTGTCAGCAGTGCCGGGCGGACGCCATCGGCATGTTGGGGGAAGACCGTAGCCAGCAGTTCCGGCTGTCGTCGCTGCCTGCCGAGCAGCAACCCTATCTGCCGCTGTTGCACCAGCGCGCGCAGGTGCACGCCAGCATCGCGTCCCGAGGCGAGTCCGAGGAGCCGGAGGCTTGTCTGGTGGCGGTGGCGTCATCCGGCGGCGAGGTGATCGACTGCCATTTCGGCCATGCCGAACGCTTTCAAATTTACAGCCTGTCGGCCGCGGGCGTGGTGCTGGTCAACGAACGCTTCGCGCCTAAATATTGCCGCGGCAGCGATGACTGCGAACCCGCCGACAGCGAGGATCGCATGGCGGCGATGCTGGCGTTGCTGGCGGACGTGGCGGCCGTGTTTTGCGCCCGCATCGGCTATGCGCCGTGGCAGAAGCTGGAGCAGCAGGGGATCCAGCCCAACGTGGAAGGGGCCTGGCAGAATGTCGCCGAGGTGCTGGGCCGCTGGTGGCGGCAACGTCAGCAGACGCGCCCCGCCGAAGAACGCGCGCAGGGGGCGGCGTGA